One region of Chryseobacterium muglaense genomic DNA includes:
- a CDS encoding TonB-dependent receptor, which translates to MKKAKILLGLLFLGVGTIAYAQTTQASIVGKITGKKVQEKVKVTIVNESTGFRTVTETNSKGEYIFKEIPLGGPYTVIVNEEKKEGYNVNFGDQVTVNLDLDEGEKTIEEVVINGNLKNKIGNLGAATAISAKNIGILPVNGRNFTSLTDLSPLSGKNGNLSGQLGSSTNFTIDGMTAKNPTSAGSTTSRSGAPFSISIEAVREFKITTNQYDVTLGRSGGGTVSAVTKSGTNKFSGSAWEYLRTNWLSSPYDIRGNKRDVDFSTSQFGFSLGGPIIKNKLHFFAAWDHQLDSRPLQIADIKSREDELRLNTTTATLNKFLDIARAKYGVGNSPQFGSFDKVRNSDAAFLRLDWQINDKNLLTLRNNFTYDLNKNGLGDNTAINAFESYGTDKNMDNSLLLTLRSNLKPNITNELKVQHLYTFQDSYQSDQLGHAVPRAIVENIITNIDGNKATNIQIGGHRFAQESFKNNVIQIVDNLYYNTDKIKYTFGVDFMYTKARSVYGSEVNGRFHFRENPTVNGGDNLFNFNNLISNRFYREVPLVEDPSVKSSIWNAGIYGQLQTKVARGLDFMAGLRLDYGGYPKAQFNQKLFDEMGIRTDNQIKSFVIQPRFQFEWNVNEGNKDFLKFGAGIFSSDINNYMVINNLVFDGNHLATVDVNPSQIGLTPDFNSYRNDYNTIPTLSQYQLPTINYTGEDAKIPIVYKANISYTHFFNERFRAGVAGYMALGRNNYFYYDRNMRNDPFFTLDAEGGRGVFVPASTINASNGVMNWKEGTINKKFGRVLELVSDGKVNQFSFVVDTSYRYWKDGEITASYTWSDIKDNTSYNGNVANSATLSTLVESDPRNLRMTYSDNQFRNKVVLYGNSPTIAGFTLGIRYSGIGGTRFSVTSGGNINGDFVDTNDLAYIFPQLTQSLIDDPEVGKALKNYITDYNNQIAERNGGKNGFYGVWDVRVAKKIKFEKIGAFELSVDIFNLANLLNREWGVNKSYGNMSLYRINKFDPVTKQFEYAKNTSGLAPLSGNPYQIQIGAKYSF; encoded by the coding sequence ATGAAAAAAGCAAAGATTTTATTGGGACTTCTGTTTTTGGGAGTAGGAACTATTGCCTATGCACAAACAACACAAGCTTCTATTGTGGGGAAAATTACCGGCAAAAAGGTTCAGGAAAAGGTGAAAGTTACCATCGTGAATGAGTCTACCGGTTTTCGTACAGTAACAGAAACTAATTCTAAAGGGGAGTATATTTTTAAAGAAATACCTTTAGGAGGGCCTTATACGGTCATCGTAAATGAGGAAAAGAAAGAAGGTTATAATGTGAATTTTGGTGATCAGGTGACTGTGAATCTTGATTTGGATGAAGGTGAAAAAACAATTGAAGAAGTAGTAATCAATGGAAATCTTAAAAATAAAATAGGAAACTTAGGAGCAGCAACGGCAATTTCAGCAAAGAATATAGGAATTTTACCGGTAAACGGAAGAAATTTCACGAGTCTTACAGATTTGTCTCCTTTAAGTGGTAAAAACGGAAACTTATCTGGCCAGCTAGGTTCTTCCACTAACTTTACCATTGATGGAATGACGGCGAAAAACCCAACTTCTGCAGGGTCTACAACCAGCCGAAGCGGTGCGCCATTTTCTATATCGATTGAAGCGGTAAGAGAATTTAAAATCACAACCAACCAATACGATGTTACCTTGGGTAGAAGTGGAGGTGGAACGGTGAGTGCAGTTACAAAATCAGGAACCAATAAATTTTCAGGAAGTGCTTGGGAATATTTGAGAACCAACTGGCTTTCGAGCCCATATGATATTCGTGGAAACAAGAGAGATGTTGATTTTTCTACCTCTCAGTTCGGATTTTCATTGGGCGGGCCAATTATTAAAAATAAATTACATTTTTTCGCAGCTTGGGATCATCAGTTAGATTCGAGACCGTTACAGATTGCAGATATCAAATCGCGTGAAGATGAGTTGAGATTAAACACAACAACAGCGACACTTAACAAATTCCTTGATATTGCAAGAGCAAAATACGGGGTTGGAAATTCTCCACAATTTGGAAGTTTCGATAAAGTAAGAAATTCTGATGCCGCATTTTTACGTTTAGATTGGCAGATTAATGATAAAAACTTATTAACATTAAGAAATAATTTTACTTACGATCTCAATAAAAACGGATTAGGAGACAATACAGCGATTAATGCATTTGAGTCTTATGGAACCGATAAAAATATGGATAACAGTTTGTTATTAACTTTAAGATCTAATTTAAAGCCTAATATAACGAACGAGTTGAAGGTTCAGCATTTATACACTTTCCAGGACAGTTATCAAAGCGACCAGTTGGGGCATGCTGTTCCGAGAGCAATTGTAGAAAATATAATCACGAATATTGACGGAAACAAGGCGACAAATATCCAGATTGGAGGTCACCGTTTTGCACAGGAAAGCTTTAAAAATAATGTGATCCAAATCGTAGATAACTTATATTACAATACTGATAAGATCAAATATACTTTTGGGGTTGATTTCATGTACACAAAAGCAAGATCTGTGTATGGAAGTGAGGTGAACGGAAGATTCCATTTCAGAGAAAATCCTACAGTGAATGGTGGTGATAATCTATTTAATTTTAATAATCTTATTTCCAACAGATTCTACAGAGAAGTTCCTTTGGTAGAAGATCCGTCTGTAAAATCGAGTATCTGGAATGCAGGAATTTATGGGCAATTGCAGACGAAAGTGGCAAGAGGTTTAGATTTTATGGCAGGTTTAAGACTTGATTATGGCGGTTATCCGAAGGCTCAATTTAATCAGAAATTATTTGACGAAATGGGAATCAGAACTGATAACCAGATTAAATCATTTGTTATTCAGCCAAGATTTCAGTTTGAGTGGAATGTGAATGAAGGAAATAAAGATTTCTTAAAATTCGGAGCTGGAATTTTCTCGTCTGATATCAATAATTATATGGTCATCAATAATTTGGTGTTTGATGGTAATCATCTGGCAACGGTGGATGTTAATCCTTCACAAATTGGTTTGACACCTGATTTCAATAGTTATAGAAACGATTACAATACGATTCCTACATTATCTCAGTATCAACTTCCAACAATCAACTATACAGGGGAAGATGCAAAAATCCCGATTGTTTACAAAGCAAATATCTCTTATACGCATTTCTTCAACGAAAGATTCAGAGCAGGAGTTGCAGGGTATATGGCTTTAGGTAGAAATAATTACTTCTATTATGACAGGAATATGAGGAATGATCCTTTTTTCACATTAGATGCCGAAGGTGGAAGAGGAGTTTTTGTTCCGGCTAGTACAATCAATGCAAGTAATGGTGTAATGAATTGGAAAGAAGGAACAATCAACAAAAAATTCGGAAGAGTTTTAGAATTGGTAAGTGATGGAAAAGTGAACCAATTCTCTTTTGTAGTTGATACAAGTTACCGTTACTGGAAAGATGGAGAGATCACGGCAAGTTACACTTGGTCTGATATCAAAGATAATACTTCATACAACGGAAACGTAGCGAATTCTGCAACATTATCTACATTGGTAGAAAGTGATCCTAGAAATCTGAGAATGACGTATTCTGATAACCAGTTCAGAAATAAAGTTGTTTTATACGGAAACTCGCCAACAATTGCAGGATTTACATTAGGAATCAGATATTCAGGAATTGGAGGGACGCGTTTCTCGGTAACTTCTGGTGGAAATATTAATGGAGATTTTGTTGATACTAATGATTTAGCCTATATTTTCCCTCAACTGACGCAATCTCTGATTGATGATCCTGAAGTGGGAAAAGCTTTAAAAAATTATATCACAGATTATAACAACCAGATTGCAGAAAGAAACGGCGGTAAGAACGGATTTTATGGAGTTTGGGATGTACGTGTAGCGAAAAAAATTAAATTTGAAAAAATTGGTGCTTTCGAGCTTTCTGTAGATATTTTCAACCTGGCCAATTTACTTAACAGAGAATGGGGAGTAAACAAATCTTACGGAAATATGTCTTTATACAGAATAAACAAGTTTGATCCGGTTACAAAACAGTTTGAATATGCTAAAAATACCAGCGGTTTAGCACCTTTATCAGGGAATCCTTATCAGATCCAAATCGGAGCAAAATATTCGTTCTAA
- the ligA gene encoding NAD-dependent DNA ligase LigA — protein sequence MSENIQHKIEQLRKELHQHNENYYLMDEPSISDFEFDLLLKELQDLEAQHPEYHDDNSPTIRVGGGVTKNFPTVQHQFRMYSLDNSYDFDDLEDWEKRIIKTIDEPVEFVAELKYDGASISILYENGKLSQAVTRGDGFQGDEITANVRTISDIPLKLSGNFPERFFMRGEIYLTRKNFDKLNKLREEEGLDPFMNPRNTASGSLKMQDSGEVRKRRLSSVLYQFVSDEIPAETHWELLHEAQNWGFKISDQAKLCKNLDEIKEFINFWDVERHNLPFEIDGIVLKVNSIKQQRQLGYTAKSPRWAMAYKFKAEKVETELQSVSYQVGRTGAITPVANLKPVLLAGTIVKRASLHNEDIIKKLGLHEQDFVYVEKGGEIIPKIVGVNTEKRTSDSKELEYIKNCPECGTELIKLEDQAIHFCPNDLHCPPQVVGRMIHYVSRKALNIDNLGSETIEQLYKEKLVENPADFYALTKEQLLPLERMAEKSAQNIITGIEKSKEIPFEKVLYGIGIKHVGETVAKKLVKNFNTIDDLKSATAEELCQVEDIGMKIAVSIVDFFNNSENILMLERLKSYGVQLEKGENTNEVLSNALEGKTFLFTGKLSLFTRESAEEMVEKHNGKNISAVSKNLNYLVVGEKAGSKLKKAQDIGTITILDEQQFLDLIEKH from the coding sequence ATGTCCGAAAACATTCAGCATAAAATAGAGCAACTCCGTAAAGAACTTCATCAACATAATGAAAATTATTATCTGATGGATGAACCTAGTATTTCAGATTTTGAGTTTGATTTATTATTAAAAGAACTTCAGGATCTGGAAGCACAACATCCTGAATACCATGATGACAACTCTCCTACCATTCGGGTTGGAGGTGGTGTTACAAAAAATTTCCCCACTGTTCAGCATCAGTTTAGAATGTATTCTTTGGATAATTCTTACGATTTTGATGATTTGGAAGACTGGGAAAAGCGAATCATTAAAACAATTGATGAACCTGTAGAATTTGTTGCCGAGCTCAAATATGACGGAGCCTCAATCTCTATTTTATACGAAAACGGGAAATTATCACAAGCGGTAACTCGTGGTGACGGTTTTCAGGGAGATGAGATTACGGCGAATGTACGTACCATTTCAGATATTCCATTGAAATTAAGCGGGAATTTTCCTGAAAGATTCTTTATGCGTGGTGAGATTTATTTAACCCGAAAAAATTTCGACAAACTCAATAAACTGCGTGAAGAAGAAGGTTTAGATCCGTTTATGAACCCAAGAAATACAGCCAGTGGAAGTCTGAAAATGCAGGATAGCGGTGAAGTAAGAAAGCGTAGACTTTCATCGGTGCTTTATCAGTTTGTGTCAGATGAAATTCCTGCAGAAACGCATTGGGAATTGCTTCATGAAGCACAAAATTGGGGATTCAAGATTTCTGATCAGGCAAAACTCTGCAAAAATTTAGATGAGATTAAAGAATTTATTAATTTCTGGGATGTTGAAAGACATAATCTTCCTTTTGAAATTGACGGAATCGTATTAAAAGTTAACTCAATAAAACAGCAAAGACAACTTGGTTACACTGCAAAATCTCCACGTTGGGCAATGGCGTATAAATTTAAAGCTGAAAAAGTAGAAACCGAATTACAAAGCGTTTCTTACCAAGTCGGAAGAACCGGAGCCATCACTCCCGTTGCCAATCTGAAGCCTGTTTTGCTAGCAGGAACGATTGTAAAAAGAGCTTCTCTGCATAATGAAGACATTATCAAAAAATTGGGTCTTCACGAACAAGATTTTGTGTACGTTGAAAAAGGAGGCGAGATTATCCCTAAAATTGTCGGTGTTAATACAGAAAAAAGAACTTCTGATAGCAAAGAATTAGAATATATCAAAAATTGTCCGGAATGTGGAACTGAGTTGATAAAATTAGAAGATCAGGCCATACATTTTTGCCCGAACGATCTACATTGTCCACCTCAAGTTGTGGGAAGAATGATTCATTATGTTTCGAGAAAGGCTTTGAATATTGATAATTTGGGAAGCGAGACTATCGAACAGCTTTACAAAGAAAAACTGGTTGAAAATCCTGCTGATTTTTATGCTTTAACCAAAGAGCAACTTCTTCCTTTGGAAAGAATGGCTGAAAAATCAGCACAAAATATCATCACCGGAATTGAAAAATCAAAAGAGATCCCTTTTGAAAAAGTTTTATACGGAATCGGAATTAAACATGTCGGAGAAACCGTTGCCAAAAAATTAGTCAAAAACTTCAACACAATTGATGATTTAAAAAGCGCAACTGCAGAAGAACTGTGTCAGGTGGAAGATATCGGGATGAAAATAGCGGTGAGCATTGTTGATTTCTTTAATAATTCTGAAAACATTTTAATGCTTGAAAGATTAAAATCTTACGGAGTACAGTTGGAAAAAGGTGAAAATACGAATGAAGTTTTATCCAATGCTTTAGAAGGAAAAACTTTCTTATTTACAGGAAAACTCTCACTTTTCACCAGAGAATCTGCCGAAGAAATGGTAGAAAAACACAACGGAAAAAACATCTCTGCCGTTTCTAAAAATCTTAATTATTTGGTTGTTGGTGAAAAAGCAGGAAGTAAACTGAAAAAAGCACAAGACATCGGAACGATTACGATTTTAGATGAACAGCAGTTTTTGGACTTGATTGAGAAACATTAG
- a CDS encoding DUF7619 domain-containing protein — MKKIYLVIFLIMCIVSNAQIVNIPDIAFKNFLLTANYSNGYAKNQFGSNIVIDANSDGEIQQSEANNVAKLSDLYYANRANILSIEGIKGFTNLEDLYLFGTSVTTVDVSTMIHLLALRLNYNAQLTSLNITGCTSLTDIYSEHNNITSYSFQSNSLKKLIMNNQNSTQPINSINLALCPNLEFLEINKTNIQSLDFSNMSSLEWLQITNSNLTNNINLTSCTNLNNLGIYNCTSLTNLQLHNLQNLDTVYFSQSPISNLSLNNTTNIESFGLNSTGLTALDLAIFPALRQFSTLNNNFTALNLSMNPLLENITIYDNPLLKNINLKNGGTALNVTSWFHINNNNPSLNYICCDNDDFAAISNYLSTHSLNNIVLNSYCSFTPGGTYYKVIGNTKYDINNNGCDINDVNKPLQKFSITSGSVSGNMIANSTGNYSIPLQAETHTITPISENPAYWTISPTFLTVTFPAQTSPLTQNFCLTANGNHNDLEVVILPITAASPGFDAKYKIVYKNKGTTTQAGTLVFNYNDNLMNFLNSTVAPNSQTTGILNWSFTNLLPFETKEIILTFNLNTPTQTPALNGGDILHYTAQINGTTDETPADNIFTLNQTVVNSFDPNDKTCLEGTAITQTQVGEYVHYLIRFENTGTANAQNIVVKDEIDISKYDLSSLVALNASHSFVTRITGNAVEFIFENIQLPFNNATNDGYVSFKIKTKSNLTLGDSFSNTAKIYFDYNHPIITNTYTTTVQNVLSTSEISNDKTELSIYPNPVKDVLNIQSKNQIVKAEIYDVNGRILVSTSLKGNSIHVSELPKGNYIIKLFSKDKATVHKFIKN; from the coding sequence ATGAAAAAAATCTACCTAGTCATTTTCTTGATTATGTGCATTGTATCTAATGCACAAATTGTGAATATTCCAGATATTGCATTCAAAAACTTTCTTCTGACAGCAAACTATAGTAATGGCTATGCAAAAAATCAATTTGGAAGCAACATTGTAATCGATGCAAACAGTGATGGTGAGATTCAACAAAGTGAGGCTAACAATGTTGCTAAGCTTTCTGACCTTTATTATGCAAACAGAGCAAATATTCTATCTATAGAAGGAATCAAAGGTTTTACAAACTTAGAAGATTTATATCTTTTCGGAACTTCTGTTACCACTGTTGATGTAAGTACGATGATTCACCTGCTTGCTTTAAGGCTAAATTATAATGCGCAATTAACATCATTAAATATTACCGGATGTACTTCTTTAACTGATATTTATTCTGAGCACAATAATATTACAAGCTACAGTTTCCAAAGTAATTCATTAAAAAAACTGATTATGAATAATCAAAATTCTACTCAGCCGATAAACAGCATTAATCTTGCACTGTGTCCGAATCTGGAATTTTTGGAGATCAATAAGACAAACATTCAGTCTTTGGATTTCAGCAATATGAGCTCTTTGGAATGGCTTCAGATAACGAACAGCAATTTAACAAACAATATTAATTTAACCAGCTGTACAAATCTCAATAATTTGGGAATTTATAATTGTACATCTCTTACAAACCTTCAGTTGCATAATTTACAAAACTTAGACACTGTTTATTTCTCACAAAGTCCGATATCAAATTTATCTCTCAACAATACGACAAACATAGAGTCATTCGGTTTAAATTCTACAGGTTTAACAGCTTTAGATCTAGCTATTTTTCCGGCGTTAAGACAATTCAGTACCCTAAATAATAATTTTACAGCACTGAATTTAAGTATGAATCCTTTGCTAGAAAATATAACAATCTATGACAATCCTCTTCTAAAAAACATAAATCTGAAAAACGGAGGAACTGCACTAAACGTCACCTCTTGGTTTCATATTAATAATAACAATCCCTCTCTTAATTATATATGCTGTGATAACGATGATTTCGCAGCAATCAGCAATTATTTATCTACTCATTCCCTTAATAATATTGTACTTAATTCTTATTGCTCATTCACTCCGGGCGGTACTTACTATAAAGTTATCGGTAATACAAAATATGATATCAACAACAATGGTTGCGACATCAATGACGTTAATAAACCATTACAAAAATTTTCTATAACGAGCGGATCTGTTTCTGGAAATATGATTGCAAACTCAACAGGAAATTATTCCATTCCTCTACAGGCAGAGACTCACACAATTACACCAATTTCAGAAAACCCTGCTTACTGGACGATATCTCCAACTTTTTTAACTGTCACTTTCCCGGCACAAACAAGCCCTTTAACCCAGAATTTCTGTTTGACGGCAAACGGAAATCATAATGATCTTGAAGTCGTAATTCTTCCAATAACTGCAGCTTCACCAGGTTTTGATGCGAAGTACAAAATTGTCTACAAAAATAAAGGAACGACAACACAAGCTGGAACTTTAGTATTTAATTATAATGATAATTTAATGAATTTCCTGAACTCTACCGTTGCGCCAAATTCACAGACTACCGGAATTTTAAACTGGAGTTTCACCAATCTTCTTCCATTTGAGACTAAAGAAATTATATTAACTTTTAATTTAAATACTCCTACGCAAACTCCTGCTTTAAACGGCGGAGATATTCTTCATTACACCGCGCAAATCAACGGAACAACTGATGAAACTCCGGCAGATAATATATTTACATTAAATCAAACCGTTGTTAATTCTTTCGACCCAAATGACAAAACCTGTTTGGAGGGAACTGCAATTACCCAAACTCAGGTTGGAGAATATGTACATTATTTAATTAGATTTGAAAATACAGGAACGGCAAATGCACAAAATATTGTTGTGAAAGATGAAATTGATATTTCAAAATACGATTTATCGAGCCTGGTTGCACTTAATGCAAGTCACAGTTTTGTAACAAGAATTACAGGAAATGCTGTAGAATTTATTTTCGAAAATATTCAATTGCCTTTTAACAATGCTACGAATGACGGATATGTTTCATTTAAAATCAAAACCAAATCTAATTTAACGTTAGGCGACAGTTTTAGCAATACTGCAAAAATTTATTTTGATTACAATCATCCAATTATTACCAACACTTATACAACTACAGTTCAGAACGTATTAAGCACTTCAGAAATCAGCAATGATAAGACTGAACTTAGTATTTATCCAAATCCAGTGAAAGACGTTCTAAACATCCAATCTAAAAACCAGATTGTAAAAGCTGAAATTTACGATGTAAACGGAAGAATTTTGGTTTCTACTTCTTTAAAAGGTAATTCTATACATGTTTCAGAACTTCCGAAAGGGAATTATATCATCAAATTGTTTTCAAAAGATAAAGCTACCGTTCATAAATTTATTAAGAATTAA
- a CDS encoding MgtC/SapB family protein, translating to MDFLRDHSIQNELLLIFISVFLGLCIGTEREYRNKSAGLRTFILVCFGSCLFTILSIKIGVSNPDRLAANIITGIGFLGAGVIFKGDNKIDGITTATTIWATASIGMAVGSGYVYLSLLGTILVLLILSSLTYFQTYIDHLHKIREYKIAVSNKENLDYCEELFKMNHLKFVVVKQQFSKGSSNTTWIITGKNNHHENLIQQMMNDEKIDSFQF from the coding sequence ATGGATTTTCTAAGAGACCACTCCATTCAAAACGAATTGCTTTTGATTTTTATTTCCGTATTTCTCGGTCTTTGCATTGGTACAGAAAGAGAATACAGAAATAAATCTGCAGGATTGAGAACTTTTATATTGGTTTGTTTCGGGTCTTGCCTTTTCACCATTCTTTCTATTAAAATTGGTGTATCAAATCCCGATCGATTGGCTGCAAATATCATTACCGGAATTGGTTTTTTGGGAGCTGGCGTTATTTTTAAAGGAGACAATAAAATCGATGGCATCACTACCGCCACAACAATTTGGGCAACTGCATCCATCGGGATGGCAGTTGGTTCAGGATATGTTTATTTATCACTTTTAGGAACCATTTTGGTTTTATTAATTCTAAGTTCACTCACCTACTTTCAAACTTATATTGACCATCTTCATAAAATCCGGGAGTATAAAATTGCAGTCTCCAATAAAGAAAATCTTGATTATTGTGAAGAACTTTTTAAAATGAATCATTTAAAATTTGTCGTCGTCAAACAGCAGTTTTCAAAAGGATCTTCTAATACAACCTGGATTATTACCGGAAAAAACAATCATCATGAAAATTTGATTCAGCAGATGATGAATGATGAGAAAATTGATTCTTTTCAGTTTTAA
- a CDS encoding Crp/Fnr family transcriptional regulator, translating into MEKLLNIYNTIEGLSQEEAQYHVSQFEKVIFAKKTIILREGTVEDYLYFIDKGIIRFFVNKIHPTEPSKEITFSLISENMFCSAYDSFITRKPCAYNVETVQETFMYRIHFDDLQKLYERSKVGNYLGRISAENLYVRKTQREISLLMHSAEERYTNLAKAYPHFIREIPLKHIASYIGITPQALSRIRKQNL; encoded by the coding sequence ATGGAAAAGTTGCTGAATATTTACAATACAATAGAAGGTTTATCGCAAGAAGAAGCCCAGTATCATGTTAGCCAATTTGAGAAGGTTATTTTTGCAAAAAAGACAATAATTTTAAGGGAAGGAACCGTAGAAGATTATCTGTATTTTATCGATAAAGGAATCATCCGTTTTTTCGTCAATAAAATACATCCAACCGAGCCTTCAAAAGAAATTACATTTTCTTTGATTTCAGAAAATATGTTCTGTAGTGCCTATGATTCTTTTATTACAAGAAAACCTTGTGCTTACAATGTAGAAACGGTACAGGAAACCTTCATGTACAGAATTCATTTTGATGACCTTCAGAAGCTTTACGAAAGAAGTAAGGTTGGAAATTATTTAGGTCGAATTTCTGCCGAGAATTTATATGTACGAAAAACCCAGCGCGAAATTTCATTACTTATGCACAGCGCAGAAGAACGATATACGAATTTAGCAAAGGCATACCCCCATTTTATAAGAGAAATCCCTTTGAAACACATTGCCTCTTACATCGGAATTACGCCGCAAGCGTTAAGTCGTATCAGAAAACAGAATTTATGA